In Macaca nemestrina isolate mMacNem1 chromosome 11, mMacNem.hap1, whole genome shotgun sequence, a single window of DNA contains:
- the LOC105481215 gene encoding carboxy-terminal domain RNA polymerase II polypeptide A small phosphatase 1 isoform X1, whose amino-acid sequence MPGHTCRILQASVHRAPNLGLPTSGDQKSAASQKPRSRGILHSLFCCVCRDDGEALPAHSGAPLLVEENGAIPKQTPVQYLLPAAKAQDSDKICVVIDLDETLVHSSFKPVNNADFIIPVEIDGVVHQVYVLKRPHVDEFLQRMGELFECVLFTASLAKYADPVADLLDKWGAFRARLFRESCVFHRGNYVKDLSRLGRDLRRVLILDNSPASYVFHPDNAVPVASWFDNMSDTELHDLLPFFEQLSRVDDVYSVLRQPRPGS is encoded by the exons ATGCCTGGGCACACATGCAGGATTCTGCAGGCCAGTGTGCACCGAGCCCCCAACTTGGGCCTCCCTACTTCAGGTGACCAGAAGTCAGCAGCTTCCCAGAAGCCCCGAAGCCGGGGCATCCTCCACTCACTCTTCTGCTGTGTCTGCCGGGATGATGGGGAGGCTCTGCCCGCCCACAGCGGGGCACCCCTGCTTGTGGAGGAGAATGGCGCCATCCCCAAG CAGACCCCAGTCCAATACCTGCTCCCTGCGGCCAAGGCCCAGGACTCAGACAAGATCTGCGTGGTCATCGACCTGGACGAGACCCTGGTGCACAGCTCCTTCAAG CCAGTGAACAACGCGGACTTCATCATCCCTGTGGAGATTGATGGGGTGGTCCACCAG GTCTACGTGTTGAAGCGGCCTCATGTGGATGAGTTCCTGCAGCGAATGGGCGAGCTCTTTGAATGTGTGCTATTCACCGCCAGCCTCGCCAAG TATGCAGACCCAGTAGCTGACCTGCTGGACAAATGGGGGGCCTTCCGGGCCCGGCTGTTTCGAGAGTCCTGCGTCTTCCACCGGGGGAATTATGTGAAGGACCTGAGCCGGTTGGGCCGAGACCTGCGGCGGGTGCTCATCCTGGACAACTCGCCTGCCTCCTATGTCTTCCATCCGGACAATGCC GTACCAGTGGCCTCGTGGTTTGACAACATGAGTGACACAGAGCTCCACGACCTCCTCCCCTTCTTCGAGCAACTCAGCCGCGTGGACGACGTGTACTCAGTGCTCAGGCAGCCACGGCCAGGGAGCTAG
- the LOC105481215 gene encoding carboxy-terminal domain RNA polymerase II polypeptide A small phosphatase 1 isoform X4, translating into MDSSAVITQISKEEARGPLRGKGDQKSAASQKPRSRGILHSLFCCVCRDDGEALPAHSGAPLLVEENGAIPKTPVQYLLPAAKAQDSDKICVVIDLDETLVHSSFKPVNNADFIIPVEIDGVVHQVYVLKRPHVDEFLQRMGELFECVLFTASLAKYADPVADLLDKWGAFRARLFRESCVFHRGNYVKDLSRLGRDLRRVLILDNSPASYVFHPDNAVPVASWFDNMSDTELHDLLPFFEQLSRVDDVYSVLRQPRPGS; encoded by the exons ATGGACAGCTCGGCCGTCATTACTCAGATCAGCAAGGAGGAGGCTCGGGGCCCGCTGCGGGGCAAAG GTGACCAGAAGTCAGCAGCTTCCCAGAAGCCCCGAAGCCGGGGCATCCTCCACTCACTCTTCTGCTGTGTCTGCCGGGATGATGGGGAGGCTCTGCCCGCCCACAGCGGGGCACCCCTGCTTGTGGAGGAGAATGGCGCCATCCCCAAG ACCCCAGTCCAATACCTGCTCCCTGCGGCCAAGGCCCAGGACTCAGACAAGATCTGCGTGGTCATCGACCTGGACGAGACCCTGGTGCACAGCTCCTTCAAG CCAGTGAACAACGCGGACTTCATCATCCCTGTGGAGATTGATGGGGTGGTCCACCAG GTCTACGTGTTGAAGCGGCCTCATGTGGATGAGTTCCTGCAGCGAATGGGCGAGCTCTTTGAATGTGTGCTATTCACCGCCAGCCTCGCCAAG TATGCAGACCCAGTAGCTGACCTGCTGGACAAATGGGGGGCCTTCCGGGCCCGGCTGTTTCGAGAGTCCTGCGTCTTCCACCGGGGGAATTATGTGAAGGACCTGAGCCGGTTGGGCCGAGACCTGCGGCGGGTGCTCATCCTGGACAACTCGCCTGCCTCCTATGTCTTCCATCCGGACAATGCC GTACCAGTGGCCTCGTGGTTTGACAACATGAGTGACACAGAGCTCCACGACCTCCTCCCCTTCTTCGAGCAACTCAGCCGCGTGGACGACGTGTACTCAGTGCTCAGGCAGCCACGGCCAGGGAGCTAG
- the LOC105481215 gene encoding carboxy-terminal domain RNA polymerase II polypeptide A small phosphatase 1 isoform X2, whose protein sequence is MPGHTCRILQASVHRAPNLGLPTSGDQKSAASQKPRSRGILHSLFCCVCRDDGEALPAHSGAPLLVEENGAIPKTPVQYLLPAAKAQDSDKICVVIDLDETLVHSSFKPVNNADFIIPVEIDGVVHQVYVLKRPHVDEFLQRMGELFECVLFTASLAKYADPVADLLDKWGAFRARLFRESCVFHRGNYVKDLSRLGRDLRRVLILDNSPASYVFHPDNAVPVASWFDNMSDTELHDLLPFFEQLSRVDDVYSVLRQPRPGS, encoded by the exons ATGCCTGGGCACACATGCAGGATTCTGCAGGCCAGTGTGCACCGAGCCCCCAACTTGGGCCTCCCTACTTCAGGTGACCAGAAGTCAGCAGCTTCCCAGAAGCCCCGAAGCCGGGGCATCCTCCACTCACTCTTCTGCTGTGTCTGCCGGGATGATGGGGAGGCTCTGCCCGCCCACAGCGGGGCACCCCTGCTTGTGGAGGAGAATGGCGCCATCCCCAAG ACCCCAGTCCAATACCTGCTCCCTGCGGCCAAGGCCCAGGACTCAGACAAGATCTGCGTGGTCATCGACCTGGACGAGACCCTGGTGCACAGCTCCTTCAAG CCAGTGAACAACGCGGACTTCATCATCCCTGTGGAGATTGATGGGGTGGTCCACCAG GTCTACGTGTTGAAGCGGCCTCATGTGGATGAGTTCCTGCAGCGAATGGGCGAGCTCTTTGAATGTGTGCTATTCACCGCCAGCCTCGCCAAG TATGCAGACCCAGTAGCTGACCTGCTGGACAAATGGGGGGCCTTCCGGGCCCGGCTGTTTCGAGAGTCCTGCGTCTTCCACCGGGGGAATTATGTGAAGGACCTGAGCCGGTTGGGCCGAGACCTGCGGCGGGTGCTCATCCTGGACAACTCGCCTGCCTCCTATGTCTTCCATCCGGACAATGCC GTACCAGTGGCCTCGTGGTTTGACAACATGAGTGACACAGAGCTCCACGACCTCCTCCCCTTCTTCGAGCAACTCAGCCGCGTGGACGACGTGTACTCAGTGCTCAGGCAGCCACGGCCAGGGAGCTAG
- the LOC105481215 gene encoding carboxy-terminal domain RNA polymerase II polypeptide A small phosphatase 1 isoform X3, producing MDSSAVITQISKEEARGPLRGKGDQKSAASQKPRSRGILHSLFCCVCRDDGEALPAHSGAPLLVEENGAIPKQTPVQYLLPAAKAQDSDKICVVIDLDETLVHSSFKPVNNADFIIPVEIDGVVHQVYVLKRPHVDEFLQRMGELFECVLFTASLAKYADPVADLLDKWGAFRARLFRESCVFHRGNYVKDLSRLGRDLRRVLILDNSPASYVFHPDNAVPVASWFDNMSDTELHDLLPFFEQLSRVDDVYSVLRQPRPGS from the exons ATGGACAGCTCGGCCGTCATTACTCAGATCAGCAAGGAGGAGGCTCGGGGCCCGCTGCGGGGCAAAG GTGACCAGAAGTCAGCAGCTTCCCAGAAGCCCCGAAGCCGGGGCATCCTCCACTCACTCTTCTGCTGTGTCTGCCGGGATGATGGGGAGGCTCTGCCCGCCCACAGCGGGGCACCCCTGCTTGTGGAGGAGAATGGCGCCATCCCCAAG CAGACCCCAGTCCAATACCTGCTCCCTGCGGCCAAGGCCCAGGACTCAGACAAGATCTGCGTGGTCATCGACCTGGACGAGACCCTGGTGCACAGCTCCTTCAAG CCAGTGAACAACGCGGACTTCATCATCCCTGTGGAGATTGATGGGGTGGTCCACCAG GTCTACGTGTTGAAGCGGCCTCATGTGGATGAGTTCCTGCAGCGAATGGGCGAGCTCTTTGAATGTGTGCTATTCACCGCCAGCCTCGCCAAG TATGCAGACCCAGTAGCTGACCTGCTGGACAAATGGGGGGCCTTCCGGGCCCGGCTGTTTCGAGAGTCCTGCGTCTTCCACCGGGGGAATTATGTGAAGGACCTGAGCCGGTTGGGCCGAGACCTGCGGCGGGTGCTCATCCTGGACAACTCGCCTGCCTCCTATGTCTTCCATCCGGACAATGCC GTACCAGTGGCCTCGTGGTTTGACAACATGAGTGACACAGAGCTCCACGACCTCCTCCCCTTCTTCGAGCAACTCAGCCGCGTGGACGACGTGTACTCAGTGCTCAGGCAGCCACGGCCAGGGAGCTAG